The following are encoded in a window of Candidatus Moraniibacteriota bacterium genomic DNA:
- a CDS encoding zinc ABC transporter substrate-binding protein translates to MNKKNQFIVGFGFLGIFFILGSLFLFLKKDTQEIMPVSEEFEKKEKLQIIASFYPIAFMAEEIGGDRINVINIAEAKDVHSYQPTPGDIAKMFDSNLVIFQGKGLELWTEDLPVQLEDKGVKTLSLFDQMDSVESISQEIIKVDDEDHSSHSDEKEASLEEEHNHGSFDPHMWLDPVLAQNMIDFIEKKFSEIDSEYASSYKKNAENLKNRFKEVDRKYAETLDVCQRNEVIVSHDAFRYIARRYGFTTHAIAGLSTMDEPSAKILTELKEEAREGITHILVEEGGLKRFSETLSLETGLSMLEINPLGRGPLDENKDFFDVLDSNLYSFSQALGCN, encoded by the coding sequence ATGAATAAGAAAAATCAATTTATTGTAGGGTTTGGTTTTTTAGGAATTTTTTTTATCCTCGGATCTCTTTTTCTTTTTCTAAAAAAAGATACTCAGGAAATAATGCCTGTTTCAGAAGAATTTGAGAAAAAAGAAAAGCTTCAAATAATTGCGAGTTTTTATCCAATAGCTTTTATGGCAGAAGAAATTGGGGGAGATCGTATAAACGTTATTAATATTGCGGAAGCTAAAGATGTGCATTCGTATCAACCAACTCCCGGAGATATTGCAAAAATGTTTGATTCAAACCTTGTTATTTTTCAGGGAAAAGGGCTTGAATTATGGACGGAAGATTTGCCTGTGCAATTGGAAGATAAGGGCGTAAAAACACTTTCTCTTTTTGACCAAATGGATTCGGTGGAAAGTATTTCTCAAGAAATTATAAAGGTCGACGATGAAGATCATTCATCACATTCAGATGAAAAAGAGGCATCTCTCGAAGAAGAACATAATCATGGGTCTTTTGATCCTCATATGTGGCTTGATCCAGTGCTTGCACAAAATATGATAGATTTCATAGAAAAGAAATTTTCAGAAATAGACAGTGAATACGCATCTTCTTATAAGAAAAACGCAGAAAATCTAAAAAATCGTTTTAAAGAAGTGGATAGAAAATATGCAGAAACTCTTGATGTATGTCAACGAAATGAGGTGATTGTTTCTCATGATGCATTTAGATACATTGCTCGTCGTTATGGGTTTACTACACATGCTATAGCTGGACTTTCGACTATGGATGAACCATCTGCTAAGATTCTTACTGAATTAAAGGAGGAAGCTCGTGAGGGAATTACCCATATTCTTGTAGAAGAGGGAGGTTTGAAACGTTTTTCCGAAACTCTCTCTTTAGAGACGGGTCTTTCCATGTTAGAAATTAATCCTCTTGGACGAGGTCCTCTTGACGAAAATAAAGATTTTTTCGATGTACTTGATTCAAATTTATATTCATTTTCTCAAGCGCTTGGATGTAATTGA
- a CDS encoding transcriptional repressor: MTKVRKALLSLFEVQDKPFSAEEVAQYLKSLNIVFDLTTVYRQLQSFKEEGFLEYCDIPGQTRFYEVKNQHHHHFVCEQCEEKECFEEDFMKEALQKAIFFLESCGLKVRSHSFSFSGLCKKCQMYKK, from the coding sequence ATGACGAAGGTCAGAAAAGCTCTTTTGTCTTTGTTTGAAGTCCAGGACAAACCTTTTTCAGCAGAAGAAGTTGCTCAATATTTGAAGAGTTTAAATATAGTCTTTGATCTTACTACGGTATACCGACAATTACAGTCATTTAAAGAGGAGGGTTTTCTTGAATATTGCGATATTCCCGGTCAAACCAGATTTTATGAAGTAAAAAATCAACATCATCATCACTTTGTTTGTGAACAATGTGAAGAAAAAGAATGTTTTGAAGAAGATTTTATGAAAGAGGCTTTACAAAAAGCAATATTTTTTTTGGAGTCTTGTGGATTAAAGGTTCGATCTCATTCATTTTCGTTTTCAGGTTTATGTAAAAAATGTCAGATGTATAAAAAATAA
- a CDS encoding metal ABC transporter permease — translation MTFFDIIMLDFAQRAFFIGILAAFISGILGTYVVAGRYAIFSDMLAHTSLAGVGIGILFGFSPSLGGLGIALLSAFVLWFFMRDKQYTSDAVTMVLLSGGLALALVLSHFAKNNTISLETFLFGSVLTVRPEEVWYFLGASVCIGTFLLFFGSKLKTIVLDPSYAKSESRISTSLIELFFFLSVAIFVGFSLKIIGGLLIGALLVIAVVTAQSFCKSFFSVLLWSVFFNVLAVIIGIFLSFYLDIPTGPSIVLFLIFQWIFVGILRLGILRFS, via the coding sequence ATGACATTTTTTGATATTATAATGTTAGATTTTGCACAAAGAGCCTTTTTTATTGGTATTCTAGCTGCTTTTATTTCAGGAATTCTTGGAACCTATGTGGTTGCGGGTCGGTATGCCATTTTTTCTGATATGCTGGCACATACCTCATTGGCTGGTGTAGGAATAGGAATACTTTTTGGCTTTTCTCCTTCTTTAGGTGGTCTTGGTATTGCTTTATTGAGCGCTTTCGTTTTGTGGTTTTTTATGAGAGATAAACAGTACACGTCCGATGCTGTAACTATGGTTTTACTTTCTGGTGGTTTGGCTTTAGCTCTCGTCCTTTCTCATTTTGCAAAAAATAATACCATTTCATTGGAAACATTTCTCTTTGGAAGTGTTCTTACTGTTCGTCCTGAGGAAGTCTGGTATTTTTTGGGAGCTTCAGTATGTATCGGAACCTTTTTGCTCTTTTTTGGATCAAAACTTAAAACTATTGTGCTTGATCCTTCGTATGCAAAAAGCGAATCTCGAATTTCGACTTCTCTTATTGAATTGTTTTTCTTTTTGAGCGTAGCTATTTTTGTAGGTTTTTCTCTTAAGATTATCGGAGGACTTCTTATTGGTGCTCTTTTGGTTATTGCTGTTGTTACAGCACAATCGTTTTGTAAAAGTTTTTTCTCAGTTCTTCTTTGGAGTGTTTTTTTTAATGTTCTTGCTGTGATTATAGGAATTTTCCTTTCTTTTTATTTGGATATTCCTACGGGACCCTCTATAGTTCTTTTTCTTATATTTCAATGGATTTTTGTGGGAATTCTTCGTTTGGGGATATTACGTTTTTCTTGA
- a CDS encoding DNA translocase FtsK 4TM domain-containing protein gives MEKDKKIKEKEKSEKEDKKNSSVEWFRFFGSTREIRRSVAALFTFAFFIFFTFSFFSSAGILGEYANSFSGMIFGWGKWIFPILLLAVTWFLLQGGAHLYYVSIFSLVICFLALLGIFHLFVEPSEISQAVFEGRAGGYIGYIIVSAMIPLLGFFVSSIFLFIFFFSGMLIAFGVSLFPFIPKLKSKKGEGEGDVNEGLDGGIEKLNDLENSENTIHGDEFSDNFEYKEKDSLIEISHPQVTNVQFEKDHFITDIEFQNKNNREQKNIEEDKEYESGKIGKFFFEEEIEKKKKSKKKKFIKWTLPPLSLLSKSSETADSGDAKKKKKIVVETLAHFGIAVVPVEERVGPTVTQYRFRPAAGVKLEKILGLTNNLTLALKAHSIRLEAPIPGEDLIGIEVPNERIAKVSLFEVLKSPQFQELIEKKKLPVALGKDVSGKVVFGTLTSMPHLLIAGTTGSGKSVCINSLILSLLFAYGPKELRLILVDPKQVELSQYSNLPLLKGCVIIDMKKAVGALSWAIIEMEDRYSLLTKQGVRDILSYNEKIRTHQYEEGEEELKPLPFIVIVLEEFSDLMMTNKKDVEAVVARLAQKSRAVGIHLILCMQRPSVETVTGLIKTNISTRISFKVASQIDSRTILDQAGAEKLLGNGDMLFKISEDPKPRRIQGVYVSTEEVQAVVEFIIQNNKKYQENEISESIEEFENQNENENTKLIEKKVGTQNEDDMDFERYGKERERDSLFEEAKNLVISGGEASASLLQRQLSVGYNRAAKLLDALEEEGIIGPKNGAKGRVVLVDSKISEVVLDEENKRDIVD, from the coding sequence ATGGAAAAGGATAAAAAAATAAAAGAAAAAGAAAAAAGCGAGAAGGAGGATAAAAAGAATTCTTCTGTGGAGTGGTTTCGATTTTTTGGCTCAACAAGAGAAATTCGAAGAAGTGTCGCTGCTTTGTTTACTTTTGCTTTTTTTATATTTTTTACTTTTTCTTTCTTTTCAAGTGCTGGAATTTTAGGAGAATATGCAAATTCTTTCTCTGGTATGATTTTTGGCTGGGGAAAATGGATTTTTCCTATTCTACTTCTTGCAGTAACATGGTTTCTTTTGCAAGGAGGTGCGCATCTTTATTATGTAAGTATTTTTTCTCTCGTTATTTGTTTTTTGGCACTTTTGGGAATATTTCATCTTTTTGTGGAGCCTTCTGAAATTTCTCAAGCTGTATTTGAGGGACGGGCTGGTGGATATATAGGCTATATAATAGTATCAGCGATGATTCCTCTTTTGGGTTTTTTTGTTTCTTCTATTTTTCTTTTTATTTTCTTTTTTTCGGGAATGCTTATAGCATTTGGAGTCTCTTTATTTCCTTTCATACCGAAGCTAAAAAGTAAGAAAGGGGAAGGCGAAGGGGATGTGAATGAGGGGCTTGATGGAGGAATAGAGAAGCTAAATGATTTAGAAAATAGTGAGAATACTATACACGGGGATGAATTTTCGGATAATTTTGAATATAAAGAAAAGGACTCATTGATAGAGATATCGCATCCTCAAGTTACGAATGTCCAATTTGAAAAAGATCATTTTATAACAGATATTGAATTTCAGAATAAAAATAATAGAGAACAAAAAAACATCGAGGAAGATAAAGAATATGAGAGTGGGAAAATTGGAAAATTCTTCTTCGAGGAAGAAATAGAGAAAAAGAAAAAATCTAAGAAAAAGAAATTTATTAAATGGACCCTTCCTCCATTGAGTCTTCTTTCCAAATCAAGTGAAACTGCAGATTCTGGAGATGCAAAAAAGAAAAAGAAAATTGTTGTCGAAACTTTAGCTCATTTTGGGATAGCAGTGGTTCCTGTGGAAGAGCGTGTTGGGCCAACGGTTACACAATATCGATTTCGTCCTGCTGCAGGAGTTAAATTAGAAAAAATTCTTGGTTTAACGAATAATCTCACACTTGCTCTTAAGGCACATTCAATTCGATTAGAAGCTCCTATTCCGGGAGAGGATCTTATTGGTATAGAAGTTCCTAATGAACGAATTGCCAAAGTTTCTCTTTTTGAAGTTTTGAAAAGTCCACAATTTCAAGAACTTATTGAAAAAAAGAAACTTCCTGTAGCTCTTGGAAAAGATGTTTCCGGAAAAGTCGTATTCGGAACTTTGACATCTATGCCACATTTATTGATTGCAGGAACTACTGGATCAGGAAAAAGTGTTTGCATAAATTCTCTCATTCTTTCTCTTTTATTTGCTTATGGGCCTAAAGAGCTCCGTCTTATTTTAGTGGATCCTAAACAAGTTGAACTTTCTCAATATAGTAACCTTCCTTTATTAAAGGGTTGTGTCATTATTGATATGAAAAAGGCTGTAGGAGCTCTTAGCTGGGCAATAATTGAAATGGAAGATCGATACTCTTTATTAACAAAACAGGGAGTAAGAGACATTCTTTCTTATAATGAGAAAATTCGAACACATCAATATGAAGAAGGGGAAGAAGAATTGAAACCACTCCCTTTCATTGTTATTGTTCTGGAAGAATTTTCTGATCTTATGATGACGAACAAAAAGGACGTCGAGGCTGTTGTTGCTCGTTTAGCTCAAAAATCAAGAGCTGTGGGCATACATCTTATTCTTTGTATGCAACGTCCAAGTGTTGAAACGGTTACAGGTCTTATAAAAACGAATATTTCAACAAGAATTTCTTTTAAAGTAGCTTCACAAATTGATTCTCGAACTATTCTTGATCAAGCAGGAGCAGAAAAACTTCTGGGAAATGGTGATATGCTTTTCAAAATATCAGAAGATCCTAAACCTCGACGTATTCAGGGTGTTTATGTATCGACCGAAGAAGTACAAGCTGTCGTTGAATTTATTATTCAAAATAATAAAAAGTATCAAGAGAATGAAATAAGTGAGTCTATTGAAGAATTTGAAAATCAAAATGAAAATGAAAATACTAAACTCATAGAAAAAAAGGTAGGAACTCAAAATGAAGATGATATGGACTTTGAACGATACGGCAAAGAGCGTGAAAGAGATAGCCTTTTTGAAGAAGCGAAAAATCTTGTTATTTCTGGAGGAGAAGCCTCCGCATCACTTTTACAACGACAATTAAGTGTTGGCTATAACCGTGCGGCAAAACTTCTTGATGCTTTGGAAGAAGAGGGTATAATTGGGCCAAAGAATGGCGCAAAAGGACGCGTTGTCCTTGTTGATTCGAAAATTTCTGAAGTTGTTTTGGATGAAGAAAATAAGCGAGATATTGTCGATTAA
- a CDS encoding PBP1A family penicillin-binding protein, with the protein MERIRIFGKNFFKKCGVFLREFAVVLIFVLIFSGVGVVGGVVYLYKYEIPDLEQLGSDSLSQTTIIYDRTGQHILYELYGEENRKIIPHEKIPDVFRNATLITEDAQFYKHFGIDIFAVFRAFRVNMQSGSIQEGGSTITMQLARNLYLNRKQTLERKITEAFIAVKLEQLYSKDELLDWYLNTVPYGNNAYGIQSAAKTFFNKDAQDITPDEAALLAALPKATTYYSPYGNNTNELIQQQKKILEKMFLANMLSESQYREALGRNTLQYLVSPKKAIVAPHFVFYVISELEKLYGEEALRAGGFHVYTTLDLDMQKKAEEVVSAGAFSNIYSHGAENSSLVAIDPKNGNVLAMVGSRDYYDKTIDGEVNVATRLRQPGSTFKPIAYAKALELGLEPESLIYDVPTSFGPDGTGGEYIPQNYSGKFFGLVTFKDALAMSLNIPAVKILYIAGLENTLEFAKRLGITSLTDKNRYGLSLVLGGGEVSLLELTGAFSVFAHDGIKGDVSGILRITGPTGNEIDRFESQGERVMDAQVARKINAMLSDNSARAPVFGSNSSLVIPNASVAIKTGTTQEYRDGWAVGYTPDITIGVWSGNNDNRPMTSGSAGVFVSAPIWNTYMSYALERIGKKSSFIPPEKGINKNKVPMVGGYASTEKKNKRSLLYYMAEQNYPGAPLYDKAMIARWDSAIKNHSDDDDDDDDDDDDKKKKKKKN; encoded by the coding sequence ATGGAAAGAATAAGAATATTCGGGAAAAATTTTTTTAAGAAATGCGGTGTATTTTTACGTGAATTTGCCGTTGTTTTGATTTTTGTTTTGATTTTTTCTGGAGTAGGTGTTGTGGGAGGTGTTGTATATTTATATAAATATGAAATTCCTGATTTAGAACAATTAGGATCTGACTCACTTTCTCAAACAACAATAATTTATGACCGTACAGGACAACATATTCTTTATGAACTGTATGGCGAAGAAAATCGAAAGATTATTCCTCATGAAAAAATTCCTGATGTTTTTCGTAACGCAACTTTGATTACGGAAGATGCTCAATTTTATAAACATTTTGGAATAGATATTTTTGCAGTTTTTCGAGCTTTTCGAGTAAATATGCAAAGCGGATCCATACAAGAAGGGGGTTCGACTATTACAATGCAATTAGCAAGAAATTTATACTTGAATAGGAAGCAAACACTAGAAAGAAAAATAACAGAAGCTTTTATTGCTGTGAAACTCGAACAATTATATTCGAAAGATGAGCTTCTGGATTGGTATCTAAATACAGTTCCTTATGGAAATAATGCTTATGGTATTCAGTCTGCAGCAAAGACATTTTTTAATAAAGATGCTCAGGATATAACACCAGATGAGGCAGCTCTTCTTGCTGCGCTTCCGAAGGCAACGACTTACTATTCTCCTTATGGAAATAACACTAATGAATTAATTCAACAACAAAAAAAGATTTTGGAAAAAATGTTTCTTGCAAATATGCTTTCTGAATCACAGTACCGTGAAGCTCTTGGAAGAAATACTTTACAATATCTTGTTTCTCCAAAAAAAGCCATTGTTGCGCCTCATTTTGTTTTTTATGTTATTTCAGAATTAGAAAAATTATACGGAGAAGAAGCTCTTCGAGCAGGAGGTTTTCATGTGTATACTACTTTAGATTTAGATATGCAGAAAAAAGCAGAAGAAGTTGTTTCTGCAGGAGCCTTCTCAAATATATATTCTCACGGAGCTGAAAATTCTTCACTTGTAGCAATTGATCCAAAAAATGGAAACGTTCTGGCTATGGTAGGAAGTCGAGATTATTATGATAAAACTATCGATGGCGAAGTGAATGTTGCAACAAGATTGAGACAGCCAGGATCTACTTTTAAGCCTATAGCATATGCAAAAGCCTTAGAGTTGGGCTTGGAGCCAGAATCTCTTATTTATGATGTGCCAACAAGTTTCGGTCCTGATGGAACGGGAGGAGAATATATTCCCCAAAATTACAGTGGAAAATTTTTTGGTTTAGTGACGTTCAAAGATGCTTTGGCCATGTCACTCAATATCCCTGCTGTTAAAATTCTTTATATTGCAGGTCTGGAAAATACATTAGAATTTGCAAAACGACTCGGTATAACAAGTCTTACTGATAAAAATCGATATGGATTATCTCTTGTTCTTGGAGGAGGAGAGGTTTCATTATTGGAATTAACGGGGGCTTTTAGTGTTTTTGCTCATGATGGTATAAAAGGAGATGTCTCTGGCATACTTCGTATAACGGGACCAACGGGGAATGAAATTGATCGTTTTGAAAGTCAGGGAGAGCGAGTTATGGATGCTCAAGTAGCAAGAAAAATAAACGCTATGTTAAGTGATAATTCGGCAAGAGCTCCTGTCTTTGGATCGAATAGTTCTTTGGTTATACCAAATGCTTCTGTAGCGATAAAGACGGGAACGACTCAAGAATATCGAGATGGTTGGGCTGTGGGATATACCCCAGATATTACTATAGGCGTATGGTCTGGAAATAATGATAATCGACCTATGACATCAGGATCAGCTGGAGTTTTTGTTTCAGCGCCTATCTGGAATACATATATGTCATATGCGTTGGAAAGAATTGGGAAAAAAAGCAGTTTTATTCCTCCAGAAAAAGGTATAAATAAAAATAAAGTTCCTATGGTTGGGGGGTACGCTTCGACTGAAAAAAAGAACAAAAGAAGCTTACTTTATTATATGGCCGAACAAAATTATCCCGGCGCTCCTTTGTATGATAAAGCAATGATCGCTAGATGGGATTCGGCAATAAAAAATCATTCTGACGATGACGATGATGACGATGACGATGATGATGACAAAAAAAAGAAAAAGAAGAAAAATTAG
- a CDS encoding helix-turn-helix domain-containing protein — protein MVPKVGFIRKKVRSLTLGERIIKTRNERGLSLVEISKHTGIRTKYLEAIEKGDMNALPAPVYVHGFLRSYARYLGEDEERFIVLFDRERGIAKNLSLKDNDEEQSRNLWSSPKPLVSHAITPSFLISFLFLFLFLGGLWYIYSGLSKFVSEPQIFIASPEGGSIIKGSSVLLEGKTDVNAELYVNDRKVLVDESGNFSERIEIRKGTNTLVLRSKNAFEKEIEKTVTVIGEWEDVVEKISENEKQLLPFFLENRSNISVKIQISIDSGTIQEFTLQKKEKKEFFGNEKAVISSDIGKDVYIQFGDETASSLDSSPGKISEKEIIFSKMKEE, from the coding sequence ATGGTACCGAAAGTTGGTTTTATACGAAAGAAAGTCCGCTCTCTGACTCTGGGAGAGAGAATTATAAAAACTCGAAATGAGCGAGGTTTGAGTTTGGTAGAAATTTCAAAACACACAGGAATACGAACAAAGTATTTGGAGGCTATTGAAAAAGGAGATATGAATGCTTTACCCGCCCCTGTGTATGTACATGGTTTTTTGCGTTCTTATGCGCGATATCTTGGCGAAGATGAAGAGAGATTTATCGTTTTGTTTGATAGAGAAAGAGGAATAGCAAAAAATCTTTCTTTAAAAGATAATGATGAGGAGCAATCAAGAAATCTTTGGAGCTCTCCAAAACCTTTAGTATCTCATGCTATTACGCCGAGTTTTTTAATTTCTTTTCTTTTTCTCTTTCTTTTTCTTGGGGGGCTTTGGTATATTTACTCTGGACTTTCTAAATTCGTTTCTGAACCTCAGATTTTCATAGCATCTCCAGAAGGGGGCTCTATAATAAAAGGATCCTCGGTTTTACTAGAAGGAAAAACAGATGTTAATGCTGAACTTTATGTAAATGATCGAAAAGTATTAGTCGATGAATCGGGGAATTTTTCTGAACGTATAGAAATTCGAAAGGGAACAAACACATTAGTCCTTCGATCAAAAAATGCATTTGAAAAAGAAATAGAAAAAACAGTGACAGTTATAGGTGAATGGGAGGATGTTGTTGAAAAAATTTCTGAAAACGAAAAACAATTATTACCTTTTTTTCTTGAAAATCGATCAAATATCTCAGTGAAGATTCAAATATCTATTGACTCTGGAACTATTCAGGAATTCACTCTTCAGAAAAAAGAAAAGAAAGAATTTTTTGGGAATGAAAAAGCTGTAATTTCATCTGATATTGGAAAAGATGTATATATTCAGTTTGGGGATGAAACAGCGAGTAGTTTGGATTCCTCTCCAGGTAAGATTTCTGAAAAAGAAATAATTTTTTCAAAGATGAAGGAAGAATAG
- the recA gene encoding recombinase RecA, with the protein MVKKKEKSAEDQKNTLGAVVNEIRERFGEGIIMKLGDVKKVDVEAIPTGSVSLDMALGIGGIPRGRVIEIYGPESSGKTTLALHIIANSQKKGGTAAFVDAEHALDPEYAKKIGVDVDNILISQPDAGEQALDIVETLVRSGVVDVIVIDSVAALVPRAEIEGEMGDQHVGRQARLMSQALRKLTPIVSRANTTVIFINQIRMKIGVMFGNPETTTGGQALKFYSSVRLEVRKAAQIKKNDEVVGNRVKVKVVKNKVAPPFRTAEFDIMYNEGISLSGDLIDTGSERGVVKKSGNSYSYGEIKLGTGREKAKQFLRENLDILEEIKTKIMETTSSNV; encoded by the coding sequence ATGGTTAAGAAAAAGGAAAAATCAGCAGAAGATCAAAAAAATACTCTCGGAGCAGTTGTAAATGAAATTCGAGAACGATTCGGGGAGGGTATTATTATGAAATTGGGCGATGTAAAAAAGGTTGATGTAGAGGCAATACCAACAGGATCTGTATCTTTGGATATGGCATTGGGAATAGGAGGTATTCCTCGAGGAAGAGTGATTGAAATTTATGGGCCAGAATCTTCTGGAAAAACAACATTAGCGCTTCATATTATTGCTAACTCTCAGAAAAAAGGAGGAACCGCTGCTTTTGTGGATGCTGAACATGCACTTGATCCTGAATATGCTAAAAAGATAGGTGTCGATGTTGATAATATTCTTATTTCTCAACCTGATGCAGGGGAACAAGCTCTTGATATTGTGGAAACATTAGTGCGAAGTGGTGTTGTCGACGTTATCGTTATCGATTCCGTGGCGGCACTTGTTCCTCGAGCTGAAATTGAGGGGGAGATGGGTGATCAACATGTTGGACGTCAGGCTCGTCTTATGTCTCAAGCTCTTCGCAAACTTACACCTATCGTTTCTCGGGCAAATACAACTGTTATATTCATCAATCAAATCCGTATGAAGATCGGAGTGATGTTTGGTAACCCCGAAACAACAACAGGAGGACAGGCATTAAAATTTTATTCTTCTGTTCGATTGGAAGTTCGAAAAGCAGCTCAGATAAAGAAAAATGATGAAGTGGTAGGAAATCGTGTTAAAGTAAAAGTGGTAAAAAATAAAGTAGCACCACCATTTCGAACGGCTGAATTTGATATTATGTATAATGAAGGAATTTCTCTTTCAGGAGATCTTATAGATACTGGATCTGAACGTGGAGTTGTAAAGAAATCTGGAAATTCTTATTCGTATGGAGAGATAAAATTAGGAACTGGAAGAGAGAAGGCAAAACAATTTCTTCGAGAAAATCTTGATATTTTAGAAGAAATAAAGACTAAAATTATGGAAACAACGAGTAGTAATGTATAA
- a CDS encoding ABC transporter ATP-binding protein, which translates to MKEMSTKDIVHCEHITVKRGDFLALDDVSFRIQYGEYVGIVGPNGAGKTTLLLAILGIISPNKGFISLAPDVRIGYVPQKYFPNNTFPVSVSEIVAMGFGQKSFLFWKKKEKEEKIKNVLESVGLSASFMQRNFNDLSGGQKQRVIIARALVHEPNLLLFDEPTSGVDHINRIRMYELLAELNKQKGITILFVSHEIEHVVKMCKRILCLDRHLHEGCTPMEFLELGSEKTKEVVLKSITPIHHTIQTEKNEKHTLSAHKENLL; encoded by the coding sequence ATGAAAGAGATGTCTACAAAAGATATTGTGCATTGTGAACATATAACTGTGAAACGGGGAGATTTTTTGGCATTGGATGATGTCTCTTTCCGTATTCAATATGGTGAATATGTTGGAATTGTTGGTCCAAATGGGGCAGGGAAAACCACACTCCTTTTAGCTATTCTTGGTATTATTTCCCCAAATAAAGGTTTTATTTCATTAGCACCTGATGTGCGCATTGGATATGTTCCCCAGAAATATTTTCCCAATAATACATTTCCTGTTTCTGTCTCAGAAATAGTAGCTATGGGATTTGGACAGAAAAGTTTTCTTTTTTGGAAGAAAAAGGAGAAAGAGGAAAAAATAAAAAATGTACTGGAATCAGTAGGTCTTTCTGCTTCCTTTATGCAAAGAAATTTTAATGATCTTTCTGGTGGTCAAAAGCAAAGAGTTATTATTGCACGAGCACTTGTTCATGAACCCAACCTTCTTCTCTTCGATGAACCTACAAGTGGAGTTGATCATATAAATCGAATTCGGATGTATGAATTATTAGCAGAATTGAATAAGCAAAAAGGCATAACTATTCTTTTTGTTTCTCACGAAATAGAGCATGTAGTAAAAATGTGTAAGAGGATTCTTTGTTTGGATCGACATCTTCATGAAGGATGCACTCCTATGGAGTTTCTTGAATTAGGTTCAGAAAAAACAAAAGAAGTTGTTCTTAAAAGTATTACCCCCATTCATCACACTATTCAAACCGAAAAAAATGAGAAGCATACATTGTCCGCACATAAAGAAAATTTACTATGA